One window of the Xiphias gladius isolate SHS-SW01 ecotype Sanya breed wild chromosome 11, ASM1685928v1, whole genome shotgun sequence genome contains the following:
- the alox5a gene encoding polyunsaturated fatty acid 5-lipoxygenase isoform X2, whose translation MCRAFGHFEESSSSCVTAMPSYTVTVATGNQWFAGTDDYIYITLVGTEQCSQRTLLDKALYNDFERGAVDTYDVRVEEELGEIVLVKIEKKKYWVQDDWYCRYITVKAPSGDYVEFPCFRWLVDDKEVELRDGRAYLPQDDKTSLVKQHRQKELDFRRKTFRWKEWQPGFPMSIDANRHKDLPRDIQFDSEKGVDFVLNYSKAIENLFVNQFMHMFQSSWSDFDDFERIFVRIKNTISEYVMQHWKEDFMFGYQFLNGCNPVMIQKCTKLPDKFPVTQEMVSVSLERDLTLEQEIEAGNIYIVDYEVLDGISVNCTDPCTLQYLTAPICLLYKNAQNKILPIAIQLGQTPGKDTPIFLPTDGQNDWLLAKIWVRSADFQYHQTITHLLRTHLMTEVFAIAMYRQLPAVHPVYKLLIPHIRFTIAINTKAREQLICECGIFDKANATGGGGHVQLVQKAVKSLTFRSLCFPDMIKARGLDSKEELPTYFYRDDGSRVWEATKSFVSDVVHIYYTSNEKVQGDEEIQAFIKDVCSFGMQDIDDCEFPKSVKSCEELAEYLTVIVFNASAQHAAVNFGQYDWCSWIPNAPSTMRRPPPNQKGLADVNLIIESLPDRGRSSWHLGAVWALSQYQENELYLGMYPDEHFIEKPVRAAMEKFRKQLAEITSSIKRRNEGKKLPYYNMSPDKIPNSVAV comes from the exons AGGGCATTTGGACATTTTGAGGAGTCCTCTTCATCCTGTGTGACCGCCATGCCTTCCTACACAGTGACTGTTGCTACAGGGAATCAGTGGTTTGCGGGGACAGATGACTATATCTACATCACACTGGTGGGCACGGAGCAATGCAGCCAGAGAACACTGCTGGACAAAGCTCTGTACAACGACTTTGAGAGGGGAGCG GTGGACACCTATGACGTAAGAGTTGAGGAGGAGCTTGGTGAGATTGTACTGGTGAAGATTGAGAAGAAGAAGTACTGGGTGCAGGATGACTGGTACTGCAGGTACATCACAGTCAAGGCGCCATCTGGAGACTATGTGGAGTTCCCCTGCTTCCGCTGGCTGGTGGATGACAAGGAAGTGGAGCTGCGGGATGGACGAG CATATCTGCCTCAGGATGATAAGACCAGCCTGGTcaaacagcacagacaaaaagagcTGGATTTTAGGAGAAAAACCTTCAG ATGGAAGGAGTGGCAGCCAGGCTTTCCTATGAGCATAGATGCTAACAGACACAAGGATTTGCCCCGGGACATCCAGTTTGACAGTGAGAAAGGAGTGGATTTTGTCCTGAACTACAGTAAGGC AATAGAGAATCTGTTTGTGAACCAGTTCATGCACATGTTCCAATCTTCCTGGAGTGACTTTGATGACTTTGAGAGGATCTTTGTGAGAATCAAAAACACAATCTCAG AGTATGTGATGCAGCACTGGAAGGAGGACTTCATGTTTGGATACCAGTTTCTGAATGGCTGCAACCCTGTAATGATCCAAAAGTGCACCAAACTTCCTGACAAGTTTCCTGTCACTCAAGAGATGGTTTCTGTCAGCCTGGAGAGGGATCTGACCCTGGAGCAAGAAATAGAG GCAGGTAACATCTACATAGTAGACTACGAGGTGTTAGACGGCATCAGCGTTAACTGCACAGACCCATGCACGCTGCAGTACCTTACAGCTCCGATTTGTCTGCTCTACAAGAACGCTCAGAACAAGATCCTGCCCATAGCCATACAG CTTGGGCAGACTCCAGGTAAAGACACCCCGATCTTCCTGCCCACTGATGGTCAGAATGACTGGCTGCTGGCTAAGATCTGGGTCCGCTCGGCTGATTTCCAATACCACCAGACCATCACACACCTGCTCAGGACACATCTGATGACAGAGGTGTTCGCGATTGCCATGTATAGGCAGCTCCCTGCTGTGCATCCTGTGTATAAG TTACTTATCCCACACATTCGTTTTACCATCGCCATCAACACCAAGGCCAGAGAGCAACTCATCTGTGAGTGTGGCATCTTTGACAAG GCAAATGCAACAGGTGGAGGTGGCCACGTCCAGCTGGTTCAGAAGGCCGTGAAGTCTCTGACCTTCAGGTCTCTGTGCTTCCCTGATATGATCAAGGCCCGCGGTCTGGACAGCAAGGAGGAGCTGCCCACCTACTTCTACAGAGACGACGGCTCCAGGGTGTGGGAGGCCACCAAGAG TTTCGTGTCTGATGTGGTGCATATTTATTACACCAGCAATGAGAAGGTGCAGGGAGATGAGGAAATCCAGGCCTTCATTAAAGACGTGTGCAGCTTTGGGATGCAGGACATCGATGACTGTG AGTTTCCCAAATCCGTGAAATCATGTGAGGAGCTGGCAGAGTACTTGACTGTCATTGTGTTCAATGCTTCAGCGCAGCACGCTGCTGTCAACTTTGGGCAG TATGACTGGTGTTCCTGGATCCCAAATGCTCCATCTACCATGCGGAGGCCTCCGCCCAACCAGAAGGGCTTGGCAGATGTGAACTTGATCATCGAGAGCCTCCCTGATCGCGGACGCTCCAGCTGGCACCTGGGGGCCGTCTGGGCCCTCAGCCAGTACCAGGAGAACGAG ctgtacCTGGGCATGTATCCTGATGAGCACTTCATAGAGAAGCCAGTGAGGGCGGCCATGGAGAAGTTCAGGAAGCAACTGGCAGAGATAACCAGCTCCATCAAGAGGAGGAACGAGGGAAAGAAGCTTCCATACTACAACATGTCCCCTGACAAAATCCCCAACAGTGTCGCTGTTTGA
- the alox5a gene encoding polyunsaturated fatty acid 5-lipoxygenase isoform X1 encodes MRNRAFGHFEESSSSCVTAMPSYTVTVATGNQWFAGTDDYIYITLVGTEQCSQRTLLDKALYNDFERGAVDTYDVRVEEELGEIVLVKIEKKKYWVQDDWYCRYITVKAPSGDYVEFPCFRWLVDDKEVELRDGRAYLPQDDKTSLVKQHRQKELDFRRKTFRWKEWQPGFPMSIDANRHKDLPRDIQFDSEKGVDFVLNYSKAIENLFVNQFMHMFQSSWSDFDDFERIFVRIKNTISEYVMQHWKEDFMFGYQFLNGCNPVMIQKCTKLPDKFPVTQEMVSVSLERDLTLEQEIEAGNIYIVDYEVLDGISVNCTDPCTLQYLTAPICLLYKNAQNKILPIAIQLGQTPGKDTPIFLPTDGQNDWLLAKIWVRSADFQYHQTITHLLRTHLMTEVFAIAMYRQLPAVHPVYKLLIPHIRFTIAINTKAREQLICECGIFDKANATGGGGHVQLVQKAVKSLTFRSLCFPDMIKARGLDSKEELPTYFYRDDGSRVWEATKSFVSDVVHIYYTSNEKVQGDEEIQAFIKDVCSFGMQDIDDCEFPKSVKSCEELAEYLTVIVFNASAQHAAVNFGQYDWCSWIPNAPSTMRRPPPNQKGLADVNLIIESLPDRGRSSWHLGAVWALSQYQENELYLGMYPDEHFIEKPVRAAMEKFRKQLAEITSSIKRRNEGKKLPYYNMSPDKIPNSVAV; translated from the exons AGGGCATTTGGACATTTTGAGGAGTCCTCTTCATCCTGTGTGACCGCCATGCCTTCCTACACAGTGACTGTTGCTACAGGGAATCAGTGGTTTGCGGGGACAGATGACTATATCTACATCACACTGGTGGGCACGGAGCAATGCAGCCAGAGAACACTGCTGGACAAAGCTCTGTACAACGACTTTGAGAGGGGAGCG GTGGACACCTATGACGTAAGAGTTGAGGAGGAGCTTGGTGAGATTGTACTGGTGAAGATTGAGAAGAAGAAGTACTGGGTGCAGGATGACTGGTACTGCAGGTACATCACAGTCAAGGCGCCATCTGGAGACTATGTGGAGTTCCCCTGCTTCCGCTGGCTGGTGGATGACAAGGAAGTGGAGCTGCGGGATGGACGAG CATATCTGCCTCAGGATGATAAGACCAGCCTGGTcaaacagcacagacaaaaagagcTGGATTTTAGGAGAAAAACCTTCAG ATGGAAGGAGTGGCAGCCAGGCTTTCCTATGAGCATAGATGCTAACAGACACAAGGATTTGCCCCGGGACATCCAGTTTGACAGTGAGAAAGGAGTGGATTTTGTCCTGAACTACAGTAAGGC AATAGAGAATCTGTTTGTGAACCAGTTCATGCACATGTTCCAATCTTCCTGGAGTGACTTTGATGACTTTGAGAGGATCTTTGTGAGAATCAAAAACACAATCTCAG AGTATGTGATGCAGCACTGGAAGGAGGACTTCATGTTTGGATACCAGTTTCTGAATGGCTGCAACCCTGTAATGATCCAAAAGTGCACCAAACTTCCTGACAAGTTTCCTGTCACTCAAGAGATGGTTTCTGTCAGCCTGGAGAGGGATCTGACCCTGGAGCAAGAAATAGAG GCAGGTAACATCTACATAGTAGACTACGAGGTGTTAGACGGCATCAGCGTTAACTGCACAGACCCATGCACGCTGCAGTACCTTACAGCTCCGATTTGTCTGCTCTACAAGAACGCTCAGAACAAGATCCTGCCCATAGCCATACAG CTTGGGCAGACTCCAGGTAAAGACACCCCGATCTTCCTGCCCACTGATGGTCAGAATGACTGGCTGCTGGCTAAGATCTGGGTCCGCTCGGCTGATTTCCAATACCACCAGACCATCACACACCTGCTCAGGACACATCTGATGACAGAGGTGTTCGCGATTGCCATGTATAGGCAGCTCCCTGCTGTGCATCCTGTGTATAAG TTACTTATCCCACACATTCGTTTTACCATCGCCATCAACACCAAGGCCAGAGAGCAACTCATCTGTGAGTGTGGCATCTTTGACAAG GCAAATGCAACAGGTGGAGGTGGCCACGTCCAGCTGGTTCAGAAGGCCGTGAAGTCTCTGACCTTCAGGTCTCTGTGCTTCCCTGATATGATCAAGGCCCGCGGTCTGGACAGCAAGGAGGAGCTGCCCACCTACTTCTACAGAGACGACGGCTCCAGGGTGTGGGAGGCCACCAAGAG TTTCGTGTCTGATGTGGTGCATATTTATTACACCAGCAATGAGAAGGTGCAGGGAGATGAGGAAATCCAGGCCTTCATTAAAGACGTGTGCAGCTTTGGGATGCAGGACATCGATGACTGTG AGTTTCCCAAATCCGTGAAATCATGTGAGGAGCTGGCAGAGTACTTGACTGTCATTGTGTTCAATGCTTCAGCGCAGCACGCTGCTGTCAACTTTGGGCAG TATGACTGGTGTTCCTGGATCCCAAATGCTCCATCTACCATGCGGAGGCCTCCGCCCAACCAGAAGGGCTTGGCAGATGTGAACTTGATCATCGAGAGCCTCCCTGATCGCGGACGCTCCAGCTGGCACCTGGGGGCCGTCTGGGCCCTCAGCCAGTACCAGGAGAACGAG ctgtacCTGGGCATGTATCCTGATGAGCACTTCATAGAGAAGCCAGTGAGGGCGGCCATGGAGAAGTTCAGGAAGCAACTGGCAGAGATAACCAGCTCCATCAAGAGGAGGAACGAGGGAAAGAAGCTTCCATACTACAACATGTCCCCTGACAAAATCCCCAACAGTGTCGCTGTTTGA
- the alox5a gene encoding polyunsaturated fatty acid 5-lipoxygenase isoform X3 encodes MRNRAFGHFEESSSSCVTAMPSYTVTVATGNQWFAGTDDYIYITLVGTEQCSQRTLLDKALYNDFERGAVDTYDVRVEEELGEIVLVKIEKKKYWVQDDWYCRYITVKAPSGDYVEFPCFRWLVDDKEVELRDGRAYLPQDDKTSLVKQHRQKELDFRRKTFRWKEWQPGFPMSIDANRHKDLPRDIQFDSEKGVDFVLNYSKAIENLFVNQFMHMFQSSWSDFDDFERIFVRIKNTISEYVMQHWKEDFMFGYQFLNGCNPVMIQKCTKLPDKFPVTQEMVSVSLERDLTLEQEIEAGNIYIVDYEVLDGISVNCTDPCTLQYLTAPICLLYKNAQNKILPIAIQLGQTPGKDTPIFLPTDGQNDWLLAKIWVRSADFQYHQTITHLLRTHLMTEVFAIAMYRQLPAVHPVYKLLIPHIRFTIAINTKAREQLICECGIFDKANATGGGGHVQLVQKAVKSLTFRSLCFPDMIKARGLDSKEELPTYFYRDDGSRVWEATKSFVSDVVHIYYTSNEKVQGDEEIQAFIKDVCSFGMQDIDDCDGWFEGEDRSLMVSLAEPQWCNTLAAFHHHLSESVVQGSFTQQPLPKWVFVNI; translated from the exons AGGGCATTTGGACATTTTGAGGAGTCCTCTTCATCCTGTGTGACCGCCATGCCTTCCTACACAGTGACTGTTGCTACAGGGAATCAGTGGTTTGCGGGGACAGATGACTATATCTACATCACACTGGTGGGCACGGAGCAATGCAGCCAGAGAACACTGCTGGACAAAGCTCTGTACAACGACTTTGAGAGGGGAGCG GTGGACACCTATGACGTAAGAGTTGAGGAGGAGCTTGGTGAGATTGTACTGGTGAAGATTGAGAAGAAGAAGTACTGGGTGCAGGATGACTGGTACTGCAGGTACATCACAGTCAAGGCGCCATCTGGAGACTATGTGGAGTTCCCCTGCTTCCGCTGGCTGGTGGATGACAAGGAAGTGGAGCTGCGGGATGGACGAG CATATCTGCCTCAGGATGATAAGACCAGCCTGGTcaaacagcacagacaaaaagagcTGGATTTTAGGAGAAAAACCTTCAG ATGGAAGGAGTGGCAGCCAGGCTTTCCTATGAGCATAGATGCTAACAGACACAAGGATTTGCCCCGGGACATCCAGTTTGACAGTGAGAAAGGAGTGGATTTTGTCCTGAACTACAGTAAGGC AATAGAGAATCTGTTTGTGAACCAGTTCATGCACATGTTCCAATCTTCCTGGAGTGACTTTGATGACTTTGAGAGGATCTTTGTGAGAATCAAAAACACAATCTCAG AGTATGTGATGCAGCACTGGAAGGAGGACTTCATGTTTGGATACCAGTTTCTGAATGGCTGCAACCCTGTAATGATCCAAAAGTGCACCAAACTTCCTGACAAGTTTCCTGTCACTCAAGAGATGGTTTCTGTCAGCCTGGAGAGGGATCTGACCCTGGAGCAAGAAATAGAG GCAGGTAACATCTACATAGTAGACTACGAGGTGTTAGACGGCATCAGCGTTAACTGCACAGACCCATGCACGCTGCAGTACCTTACAGCTCCGATTTGTCTGCTCTACAAGAACGCTCAGAACAAGATCCTGCCCATAGCCATACAG CTTGGGCAGACTCCAGGTAAAGACACCCCGATCTTCCTGCCCACTGATGGTCAGAATGACTGGCTGCTGGCTAAGATCTGGGTCCGCTCGGCTGATTTCCAATACCACCAGACCATCACACACCTGCTCAGGACACATCTGATGACAGAGGTGTTCGCGATTGCCATGTATAGGCAGCTCCCTGCTGTGCATCCTGTGTATAAG TTACTTATCCCACACATTCGTTTTACCATCGCCATCAACACCAAGGCCAGAGAGCAACTCATCTGTGAGTGTGGCATCTTTGACAAG GCAAATGCAACAGGTGGAGGTGGCCACGTCCAGCTGGTTCAGAAGGCCGTGAAGTCTCTGACCTTCAGGTCTCTGTGCTTCCCTGATATGATCAAGGCCCGCGGTCTGGACAGCAAGGAGGAGCTGCCCACCTACTTCTACAGAGACGACGGCTCCAGGGTGTGGGAGGCCACCAAGAG TTTCGTGTCTGATGTGGTGCATATTTATTACACCAGCAATGAGAAGGTGCAGGGAGATGAGGAAATCCAGGCCTTCATTAAAGACGTGTGCAGCTTTGGGATGCAGGACATCGATGACTGTG ACGGATGGTTTGAGGGTGAAGACAGGAGTCTGATGGTGTCGCTGGCTGAGCCCCAGTGGTGTAATACGCTTGCTGCATTTCACCATCACCTATCTGAGAGCGTTGTGCAAGGATCTTTTACACAACAACCCTTGCCAAAGTgggtttttgtaaatatttaa